The following are encoded in a window of Corynebacterium argentoratense DSM 44202 genomic DNA:
- a CDS encoding ABC transporter substrate-binding protein: MNRIKKVAAVMLCLAGVLSSCSAGHTAIHTASGSHSGGVVVALAAAPASLDFTTTSGAAIPQAMMANIYEGLVRINQQGEIEPLLANDWTISEDGKNYRFNLRKGVTFSNGSPFNAQAAKFSIERVQSDAWTNGLKAQMDPVESVTAVDDYTLEVALKQRSNNWLWNMGTFVGAMFSPDGVDNLAENPIGTGPYVLDKWNVGQSLEFVAREDYWGEAPKNNRAALRYFGDAVAATNALQSGDVDVVYSMQSPELLETINARGEYSVEVGTTNGEVVLSMNPRRAPFDNPNVRKAVMYAINRQDVINTAWDGYGTDTGAVPASPADPWYFVSDQYPYDPDKARELLADVDKPIPVTISVPSLPYAQAASEMVVSQLRDVGFDVKIESTEFPAVWLAKVYKGHDFDMSIISHVEARDIPNMFGNPDYYIGFGSDEIQQLLSEADTGPKDQQDATMRKAIQTILDDAAADTLFNLPNIVVSDPAISGVPVNSVTQALPLAPISREGGKD, translated from the coding sequence ATGAATCGCATCAAAAAAGTTGCGGCAGTCATGCTGTGCTTAGCGGGGGTCTTAAGTTCCTGTTCAGCAGGACACACCGCTATCCACACAGCCTCTGGCTCCCATTCGGGGGGAGTAGTTGTAGCGCTAGCTGCGGCTCCCGCTTCACTGGACTTCACCACGACCTCCGGCGCCGCCATCCCGCAAGCAATGATGGCCAATATTTACGAAGGCCTCGTGCGCATCAACCAACAGGGCGAGATCGAACCCCTTCTGGCCAATGATTGGACGATCAGCGAGGACGGTAAAAACTACCGCTTCAACCTGCGAAAGGGTGTCACTTTCTCCAACGGATCGCCTTTTAATGCCCAGGCCGCGAAGTTTTCCATCGAGCGCGTCCAATCCGATGCCTGGACTAACGGCCTCAAAGCACAAATGGATCCGGTCGAGTCGGTAACAGCTGTTGACGACTACACCCTGGAAGTCGCACTCAAGCAGCGCTCCAACAACTGGCTGTGGAACATGGGCACTTTCGTTGGTGCCATGTTCAGCCCCGACGGTGTGGATAATCTTGCCGAAAATCCCATCGGCACCGGCCCCTATGTTCTCGACAAGTGGAATGTGGGCCAGTCGTTGGAGTTTGTCGCCCGCGAGGATTATTGGGGCGAGGCTCCGAAAAACAACCGCGCTGCCCTGCGTTACTTCGGCGATGCCGTCGCTGCGACCAACGCGTTGCAGTCCGGCGATGTCGACGTGGTCTACTCCATGCAGTCGCCGGAATTATTGGAGACAATCAACGCTCGCGGCGAGTACAGCGTGGAGGTCGGCACCACCAATGGCGAGGTCGTGCTGTCGATGAATCCCCGCCGGGCGCCCTTCGACAATCCCAATGTGCGCAAGGCGGTGATGTATGCAATCAACCGCCAGGACGTCATCAATACTGCATGGGATGGCTATGGCACCGACACCGGCGCAGTTCCGGCATCCCCCGCCGACCCATGGTATTTCGTGTCCGACCAGTACCCCTACGACCCGGACAAGGCTCGGGAGCTGTTGGCCGATGTAGACAAGCCCATCCCTGTAACCATTTCCGTTCCCTCCCTGCCGTACGCGCAGGCGGCGTCAGAAATGGTTGTGAGCCAGCTGCGGGATGTCGGCTTCGATGTGAAGATCGAATCCACGGAATTCCCGGCGGTGTGGTTGGCGAAGGTCTACAAGGGCCACGATTTTGACATGTCGATCATCAGCCACGTCGAGGCCCGGGATATTCCCAACATGTTCGGCAACCCCGACTACTACATCGGTTTCGGAAGTGACGAAATCCAGCAGCTGCTCAGCGAGGCCGATACTGGGCCGAAGGATCAGCAGGACGCCACGATGCGCAAAGCAATCCAAACAATTCTTGATGACGCCGCGGCGGACACACTGTTCAATTTGCCGAACATTGTTGTCTCGGATCCAGCTATTTCCGGCGTACCAGTCAATAGTGTGACCCAGGCGCTTCCCTTGGCGCCGATTAGCCGGGAAGGGGGCAAAGACTAA
- a CDS encoding ABC transporter permease: MNRVVGITVRYVLTLWVASVAVFALLRVVPGDPAEIALGVTATPELVAEKRAALGIDQPLLTQYGQWVKGMLTGDFGLSMTSGKDISELVLDRLQVSLILVVCAIIVSLAIAIPMGSWAARRHRHADGIAITATSQVGIAIPSFLAGIVLVTVFAVKLGWVPANGWVPPNVSFTGFLSRLFLPVMALAAVQSAIMTRYVRSAVLNILSEDFIRTARAKGLTTKQALRRHGLRNAALPVVTVTGLQLATVVVGAVVIEKVFVLPGIGTMLLDAVTTRDLLTVQTIVMLLGAFTIIVNLVVDLLYVVLDPRIRS; the protein is encoded by the coding sequence ATGAATAGGGTTGTTGGAATTACTGTCCGCTACGTGTTGACCCTGTGGGTTGCCAGTGTTGCGGTATTTGCTCTGCTGCGTGTGGTGCCGGGAGACCCGGCAGAAATCGCCCTGGGTGTGACGGCCACGCCCGAGCTCGTGGCAGAAAAGCGTGCGGCTTTGGGTATTGACCAGCCGCTGCTCACCCAGTATGGCCAGTGGGTTAAAGGCATGTTGACGGGCGACTTTGGCCTATCGATGACCAGCGGTAAGGATATTTCCGAGTTGGTTCTTGACCGCCTGCAGGTGTCGCTGATTTTGGTGGTGTGCGCGATTATTGTGTCGCTGGCTATCGCCATCCCCATGGGGTCATGGGCTGCGCGTCGCCACCGCCATGCGGATGGAATTGCGATCACGGCCACCAGCCAGGTGGGCATCGCTATCCCCAGCTTCTTGGCCGGTATTGTCCTGGTGACGGTGTTCGCGGTCAAGCTTGGGTGGGTGCCTGCCAACGGGTGGGTGCCGCCGAATGTGAGCTTCACCGGCTTCCTGTCTCGTCTGTTTTTGCCGGTGATGGCGTTGGCAGCTGTGCAGTCTGCAATTATGACCCGCTACGTGCGCAGCGCGGTGCTCAATATTTTGAGTGAAGACTTCATCCGCACTGCGCGGGCCAAGGGGCTAACCACCAAGCAGGCCCTGCGCCGCCACGGTCTGCGCAACGCTGCCCTGCCGGTTGTCACCGTCACCGGCCTGCAGCTTGCGACCGTCGTCGTGGGTGCCGTGGTGATTGAAAAGGTGTTCGTTTTGCCCGGCATCGGCACAATGTTGCTTGATGCGGTGACCACGCGCGACCTTCTGACTGTCCAGACAATTGTGATGCTGCTGGGTGCCTTCACCATCATCGTTAACTTGGTCGTCGATCTGCTCTATGTTGTTCTCGACCCACGGATCAGGAGCTAA
- a CDS encoding ABC transporter permease produces the protein MNRTLKIGATIVGIVFITALLSFVWTPYDPIHAIAADRLQGPSLKHLLGTDRYGRDVLSALMVGSRITLYVGLISVGIGATLGTPLGVLAAVRGGWLEQVIMRGSDLLLAFPALLMAIVTGAMFGASTASAMAAIGIATIPGFARVARAGTLQVLSRDYILAAKLSKVSGPAIAFKHVLPNISGMLIVQCSVSFALAILAEAALSFLGLGTPPPNPSWGRMLHSAQASLSSAPELALWPGLAIALTVLGFNLLGDGLRDYFDPKTKERA, from the coding sequence ATGAACCGCACGTTGAAAATTGGCGCCACGATCGTGGGCATTGTTTTTATTACCGCGCTGCTGAGCTTTGTGTGGACGCCCTACGACCCCATCCACGCTATTGCCGCTGACCGTCTCCAAGGACCGTCGCTCAAGCATCTGTTGGGCACGGATCGTTACGGTCGCGATGTGCTGTCTGCGCTGATGGTGGGCTCGCGCATCACCCTGTATGTTGGCTTGATTTCAGTGGGTATTGGTGCCACCTTGGGTACTCCCTTGGGTGTGCTGGCCGCTGTTCGCGGGGGATGGTTGGAGCAGGTCATTATGCGCGGTTCAGACCTGTTGCTGGCGTTTCCTGCGTTGCTGATGGCTATTGTCACCGGCGCGATGTTCGGGGCGTCGACGGCGTCTGCGATGGCCGCGATCGGCATTGCTACTATCCCTGGTTTCGCCCGGGTGGCTCGCGCCGGTACCTTGCAGGTGCTCAGCCGCGACTACATCCTTGCGGCAAAACTCAGTAAAGTTTCCGGCCCGGCTATCGCTTTCAAGCACGTATTGCCGAACATTTCCGGAATGTTGATCGTGCAGTGCTCTGTATCTTTCGCCCTGGCGATTTTGGCGGAGGCCGCGTTGAGCTTCCTCGGTTTGGGTACTCCCCCGCCGAATCCCAGTTGGGGGCGGATGCTGCACAGCGCGCAGGCGTCTTTGTCCTCGGCACCAGAGTTGGCTTTGTGGCCAGGTCTAGCTATTGCCCTCACCGTGTTGGGTTTCAACCTGCTAGGTGATGGTTTGCGCGACTACTTCGACCCGAAAACCAAGGAGCGAGCATGA
- a CDS encoding dipeptide ABC transporter ATP-binding protein produces the protein MSTLAIDSLTIAASEPLLEQLELTISGGQRLGLIGESGSGKSITALSIMGLLPENLRASGSIDFEGQQLLGMDEKRLCALRGKRISMVFQEPMTALNPLMRVNKQLAEVISLHGGNPSKDRLKQMAAEVGLAEELLGRYPHQLSGGQRQRVLIAMALANDPDVLICDEPTTALDVTVQKDIVELISALVAERGTALLFITHDLGLVAQTCDNIAVLKDGVLVETGPVDQVLRDPQHDYTKGLLAASDLSARDADGHLYTVASSQLAGYAPGVAQARPQWREVSRTDDDVVLRADRISKAYGRTLFGRSKQYTALHPMDLNLYRHQRLGVVGGSGSGKTTLLKLLAGLSEPTAGSVTAKGTVQAVFQDPFDSLDPRMTIGDAVAEPLRAQGINDPARVSEVLEEVGIDPALASRYPHEFSGGQRQRISIARALSVRPDVLLADEPVSALDVSVRAQVMNLLTDLCIDYGLSMVFVSHDLGVVRELCQDVIVLDEGSIVEQGPVSRVLHNPDSPYTQRLLDAIPRITEV, from the coding sequence ATGAGCACGCTAGCGATTGATTCACTCACCATTGCGGCCAGCGAGCCTTTATTGGAGCAGCTCGAATTAACTATTAGTGGCGGCCAGCGCCTGGGGCTCATCGGCGAGTCCGGTTCCGGTAAATCCATCACTGCCCTATCGATCATGGGGTTGCTTCCCGAAAACCTGCGTGCGTCTGGCAGCATCGATTTCGAGGGCCAGCAGTTGCTCGGTATGGACGAAAAGCGCCTGTGTGCTCTGCGCGGCAAGCGTATTTCGATGGTGTTCCAGGAACCCATGACGGCGCTGAATCCGTTGATGCGGGTCAATAAGCAGCTGGCGGAGGTCATTTCTCTGCATGGTGGTAACCCATCGAAGGATCGCTTGAAGCAGATGGCCGCCGAGGTTGGCCTGGCCGAAGAGCTGTTGGGCCGTTATCCCCACCAGTTGTCAGGTGGCCAGCGCCAGCGCGTGTTGATCGCTATGGCGTTGGCTAATGACCCGGATGTGTTGATCTGTGACGAGCCCACCACTGCGTTGGATGTGACGGTGCAAAAAGACATCGTCGAGTTGATTTCTGCTTTGGTTGCCGAACGCGGCACTGCTCTGTTGTTCATCACCCACGATCTTGGTTTGGTCGCCCAGACCTGCGATAACATCGCGGTGCTGAAAGACGGTGTTTTGGTGGAGACCGGTCCTGTGGATCAGGTGTTGCGCGATCCTCAGCACGACTACACCAAGGGGTTGCTCGCGGCGTCTGATTTGTCTGCTCGCGATGCTGATGGTCATTTGTATACGGTGGCCTCCTCCCAGTTGGCGGGCTATGCGCCGGGGGTGGCTCAGGCCCGACCGCAGTGGCGGGAGGTATCGCGCACGGATGATGACGTCGTGTTGCGCGCGGATCGCATTTCAAAGGCGTACGGTCGCACGTTGTTCGGCCGCTCGAAGCAGTACACGGCATTGCATCCGATGGACTTGAACCTCTACCGCCATCAGCGCTTGGGTGTTGTGGGTGGTTCCGGTTCGGGCAAGACCACGTTGCTCAAACTGCTGGCGGGGCTCAGCGAGCCCACTGCGGGTTCTGTGACTGCCAAGGGCACGGTGCAGGCTGTGTTCCAGGATCCTTTTGATTCTTTGGATCCGCGGATGACCATTGGCGATGCTGTTGCCGAGCCACTGCGCGCCCAGGGTATTAATGACCCGGCGCGTGTGTCTGAGGTGTTGGAAGAGGTCGGTATTGATCCGGCCTTGGCCAGCCGTTATCCGCACGAGTTTTCGGGCGGACAGCGCCAGCGCATTTCTATTGCGCGTGCGTTGAGTGTGCGCCCGGATGTTTTGTTAGCGGACGAGCCCGTCAGTGCCCTCGACGTGTCCGTGCGTGCACAGGTAATGAACTTGCTGACGGATTTGTGCATCGATTATGGCCTGTCGATGGTGTTTGTGAGCCACGACCTAGGCGTGGTGCGCGAATTGTGCCAGGATGTCATCGTGTTGGATGAGGGCTCGATTGTGGAGCAAGGCCCGGTAAGCCGCGTGCTGCATAACCCTGATTCTCCGTACACCCAGCGATTGTTGGACGCTATCCCCCGCATCACCGAAGTCTAA
- the uriH gene encoding uridine-preferring nucleoside hydrolase UriH gives MRDIILDCDPGHDDAVAIILAGGNPAINLLGVTTVGGNQTLPKVTRNALATLRVARLDDVAVYPGCDRPLVRSVEVAEDIHGDSGLDGVELPEPTHGPEDTHAVDFIIDTVMNSEPGTITLVPTGPLTNIAMAARKEPRIVERVREVVLMGGGYHEGNWSAVAEFNIKVDPEAAHIVFNEPWPVTMVGLDLTHQALCTPEVEEKIKALGTEASEFVVGLMGFFRKAYQANQDFVDPPVHDPCTIAYLIDPSVVSTRKVPVDVELSGALTTGMTVADFRGPAPEDCHTQVAVKLDHGRFWELVTEAIAVIETR, from the coding sequence ATGCGTGACATCATCCTCGACTGCGACCCCGGACACGACGACGCCGTCGCCATCATCCTCGCCGGCGGCAATCCCGCCATCAATCTGCTGGGTGTCACCACTGTCGGCGGCAACCAGACCCTGCCGAAGGTCACCCGAAACGCACTCGCTACCTTGCGGGTCGCCAGGCTTGATGACGTCGCGGTCTACCCCGGTTGCGATCGCCCCCTGGTCCGCAGCGTGGAGGTCGCCGAAGACATTCACGGCGACAGTGGCCTCGACGGAGTGGAGCTGCCCGAGCCCACTCACGGCCCGGAAGACACCCATGCGGTGGACTTCATCATCGACACCGTCATGAATAGCGAACCCGGCACCATCACGCTCGTGCCCACCGGTCCGCTGACCAACATTGCGATGGCCGCCCGCAAAGAACCCCGCATTGTTGAGCGCGTTCGCGAAGTCGTGCTTATGGGCGGCGGCTACCACGAAGGCAACTGGTCAGCCGTGGCGGAGTTCAACATCAAGGTCGACCCAGAGGCCGCACACATCGTGTTCAACGAGCCCTGGCCGGTGACCATGGTGGGCCTCGACCTCACCCACCAGGCCCTGTGTACCCCTGAGGTGGAAGAAAAAATCAAGGCCCTGGGCACAGAGGCCAGCGAATTTGTCGTCGGCCTCATGGGCTTTTTCCGCAAGGCCTACCAAGCCAACCAAGACTTCGTCGACCCGCCGGTGCACGACCCCTGCACCATTGCCTACCTGATTGACCCGAGCGTCGTCAGCACCCGAAAAGTCCCCGTCGACGTGGAGCTCAGCGGAGCACTCACCACCGGCATGACGGTGGCTGACTTCCGTGGGCCCGCCCCCGAAGACTGCCACACACAGGTGGCAGTCAAGCTCGATCACGGCCGCTTCTGGGAACTCGTCACCGAAGCGATCGCTGTGATCGAAACACGCTAG
- the uriT gene encoding uridine transporter UriT, whose translation MTTPTTRVPNSQAVPLLLALLAAVFAFQLNASMLSPALATMSRELDATDAQIGLTQTAFFTAAALFSLFLPRWGDLIGRRKVLLGMLLATAIGCVVSALAPGVGTLFVGRVIQGVAGPTVPMCLIMLRAHVPNDKQYALLMAILTSVNGGIAGVDALAGGWLAQHYGFRSIFWVMALICAVAVIAVFLRTGETKAAVTQPMDWVGVAPLVIALGSVLIAFNEAGKLADARWWLVAVLIVVGIIGFVAFWNVEKRSPHPLVTTEYMLQRRTWALLSTTLLTMTGVFAVMNGLVPNIAQAGGINADVVSWWTLTPYALAGLAMGPITGKLAAKLGYKLVLQIGLVGTVAGLAVLWLLSDGISRTALLLLSLFIGITYAGMSNIMLNGLGIVLSPADNQGYLPGMNAGAFNLGAGLSFAILFAVSTAASPSAGIFAGAVILLLAAATSTLIPAPARTEDSN comes from the coding sequence ATGACTACACCGACCACCAGAGTTCCCAACTCCCAAGCAGTACCCCTACTGCTTGCGCTCTTGGCTGCAGTGTTCGCCTTCCAACTCAACGCATCCATGCTGTCGCCGGCACTCGCAACCATGAGCCGGGAACTTGACGCCACCGACGCCCAAATCGGTCTGACACAAACCGCCTTCTTCACCGCAGCCGCACTCTTTTCCCTCTTCCTCCCGCGCTGGGGTGACTTGATTGGCCGCCGCAAAGTGCTGCTGGGCATGCTGCTGGCTACCGCCATCGGCTGCGTCGTTAGCGCACTAGCCCCCGGGGTGGGCACCCTGTTTGTTGGCCGCGTGATCCAAGGCGTTGCCGGCCCCACCGTCCCCATGTGCCTGATCATGCTGCGCGCACACGTGCCCAATGACAAGCAATACGCACTGCTCATGGCGATCCTCACCTCCGTCAACGGTGGTATCGCCGGTGTGGACGCGCTGGCCGGTGGGTGGCTAGCCCAACACTATGGTTTCCGCAGCATCTTCTGGGTGATGGCCTTGATCTGCGCCGTCGCCGTCATCGCCGTGTTCCTGCGCACCGGGGAAACTAAAGCGGCCGTCACCCAACCCATGGACTGGGTAGGTGTTGCACCACTTGTCATCGCTCTGGGTTCGGTACTGATCGCCTTTAATGAGGCCGGCAAACTCGCCGACGCCCGCTGGTGGCTGGTGGCGGTGCTCATCGTCGTCGGCATTATTGGTTTCGTCGCATTCTGGAACGTCGAAAAGCGCAGCCCGCACCCGTTGGTGACCACCGAGTATATGCTTCAGCGCCGCACCTGGGCTCTGCTGTCGACCACCCTGTTGACCATGACTGGTGTGTTCGCCGTGATGAACGGCCTGGTGCCCAACATTGCCCAAGCCGGAGGCATCAACGCCGACGTCGTCTCCTGGTGGACACTGACCCCCTACGCCCTCGCCGGCCTAGCCATGGGGCCTATCACCGGCAAGCTCGCCGCCAAGCTGGGCTACAAGCTCGTCCTGCAAATCGGTCTGGTCGGCACCGTCGCCGGCCTGGCAGTATTGTGGCTGCTCAGTGACGGAATCAGCCGCACAGCATTGCTTCTGCTGTCGCTGTTTATCGGCATCACCTATGCGGGCATGTCCAACATCATGCTCAACGGCCTGGGCATCGTGCTATCGCCCGCGGACAACCAGGGCTACCTGCCGGGCATGAACGCCGGCGCCTTCAACCTGGGTGCGGGCTTGAGCTTCGCGATCCTGTTCGCCGTGTCCACCGCGGCAAGCCCCAGCGCGGGTATCTTTGCGGGTGCCGTCATTTTGTTGCTCGCGGCCGCAACCTCCACGCTGATCCCCGCGCCCGCACGCACCGAAGACAGCAACTAA
- a CDS encoding ribokinase: MSSSVSPKTAAPSVDVVVVGSINADQVVRVPRHPKPGETLLGSSLTHTAGGKGANQAVAAALQGARVAFVGAYGCDAYADVALEFLRSSGVYLAATRELDTNTGFAAIQVSDDGENSIVVIPGANEQVDAAFVSDNGSVIDDAAMVLLQGEVPASGFAQAVDMAVAAGRRVVVNLAPVIEVDREALLAADPLMVNEHEGGLVLEQLGLPVPAGDAARVAALLEAGFASVVMTLGARGALVASADAPEPVAVASPKVTAVDTTGAGDCFAGAFVAHMAAHPDQCDLVAAAEHAVRVAAFSVQHPGAQVSYPDKEAELPC; this comes from the coding sequence ATGTCTAGTTCTGTTTCGCCAAAGACCGCTGCCCCGTCTGTTGATGTTGTGGTGGTTGGTTCGATCAACGCCGATCAGGTTGTGCGTGTGCCCCGCCACCCGAAGCCCGGGGAGACCCTGTTGGGTTCTTCTCTGACGCATACGGCTGGCGGTAAGGGCGCGAATCAGGCTGTTGCTGCGGCGTTGCAGGGCGCGCGGGTGGCGTTTGTTGGCGCCTATGGTTGCGACGCATACGCCGATGTCGCGCTGGAGTTTTTGCGTTCCAGCGGCGTCTATTTGGCCGCCACTCGCGAGTTGGACACGAATACTGGTTTTGCTGCTATCCAGGTGTCGGATGACGGGGAGAACTCGATTGTGGTGATCCCCGGAGCGAACGAGCAGGTGGACGCCGCGTTTGTCTCCGACAATGGTTCCGTGATTGATGACGCCGCGATGGTTCTGTTGCAGGGCGAGGTTCCGGCTTCTGGTTTTGCCCAGGCTGTAGACATGGCTGTGGCGGCGGGCCGGCGCGTGGTGGTTAATCTTGCTCCGGTGATTGAGGTGGATCGTGAGGCCTTGTTGGCTGCGGATCCGTTGATGGTCAATGAGCATGAGGGCGGTTTGGTGCTTGAGCAGCTTGGCCTGCCGGTGCCGGCGGGCGATGCTGCTCGTGTGGCTGCCCTGCTGGAGGCTGGTTTCGCGTCGGTTGTGATGACTCTTGGTGCCCGCGGTGCGCTGGTTGCGTCTGCAGATGCCCCTGAGCCTGTTGCTGTTGCGAGCCCCAAGGTCACCGCCGTGGATACAACAGGCGCCGGTGATTGCTTCGCTGGTGCTTTCGTGGCGCATATGGCGGCGCATCCGGATCAGTGTGATCTGGTGGCTGCGGCGGAGCATGCGGTCCGGGTGGCGGCTTTCTCGGTGCAGCATCCTGGTGCGCAGGTCTCTTACCCAGATAAGGAGGCTGAACTGCCGTGTTAA
- the rbsD gene encoding D-ribose pyranase: MLKQGLINRDLLAYAAELGHTDSFVIADCGLPIPEHVPVVDVSVEFGYPEFFDVTGRLLPHIVAESVVVAKEAPAAFGEELALYVADAQQEVVSHEELKRLVADAKFVVRTGSVVPYSNVVVRCGVPF; encoded by the coding sequence GTGTTAAAGCAAGGATTAATCAACCGTGATCTGCTGGCCTATGCCGCCGAGCTTGGGCACACTGATTCGTTTGTGATTGCAGATTGTGGACTGCCTATCCCGGAGCATGTGCCGGTGGTGGATGTGAGCGTGGAGTTCGGATACCCCGAGTTCTTCGATGTGACCGGCCGCCTGTTGCCGCATATTGTGGCGGAGTCTGTGGTGGTGGCGAAGGAAGCCCCCGCTGCGTTTGGTGAGGAACTTGCGCTCTATGTTGCGGATGCCCAGCAAGAGGTTGTTAGTCATGAGGAGTTAAAACGCCTGGTTGCGGACGCGAAATTCGTGGTACGCACTGGTTCCGTGGTGCCGTATTCGAATGTGGTCGTCCGCTGCGGGGTGCCCTTCTAG
- a CDS encoding GNAT family N-acetyltransferase — protein sequence MGIERLRAATASLRSARAPEDYPALLDVWARSVAGTHDFLKPEHFDVLRAQLVTSFFPHVTLTVAVVDGKLVGFSGVAGDGLEMLFVDPDWMGCGVGTLLLDDAVGRQGARRVDVNEQNESAWRFLRVEGFSRGRPQRPGRPGMGLSNCAPRKVASDSTTAGVAPAVRR from the coding sequence ATGGGCATTGAACGCTTACGTGCTGCTACTGCCTCACTGCGCTCGGCGCGTGCCCCGGAGGATTACCCGGCACTGTTGGATGTGTGGGCGCGGAGTGTGGCAGGCACGCACGATTTCCTTAAGCCTGAGCATTTCGATGTCTTGCGGGCCCAACTCGTGACTAGTTTCTTCCCCCACGTCACGTTGACGGTTGCGGTGGTTGATGGCAAGCTTGTGGGTTTTTCAGGTGTTGCTGGCGACGGACTCGAGATGTTGTTCGTGGACCCCGACTGGATGGGCTGTGGCGTCGGGACTCTTTTGCTTGATGACGCCGTGGGGCGTCAGGGGGCACGTCGGGTGGACGTTAATGAGCAGAATGAGTCCGCGTGGCGTTTTTTACGAGTCGAAGGGTTTTCACGTGGTCGCCCGCAGCGACCGGGACGGCCAGGGATGGGACTATCCAATTGTGCACCTAGAAAGGTAGCTTCGGATAGTACTACCGCTGGCGTCGCACCCGCGGTGCGACGTTGA
- a CDS encoding TMEM175 family protein — MTPHTQPKNTMGKERLTAFFDAVLAIIITILVLELPKPAEPTWGAFTGLYREYFAFTLSFFWLGSLWIHQHDMWHHIKHIDAAVVRLSMLTLFFAAWFPYTTSWVNEEFYATVPQALYGLVAILVTISTIALNRSLVKANPDNLEFEHLTNSRNGWLAADLLIKAAGFALSFIYPPAAMLGILIAAAFINVAPRVRRQR, encoded by the coding sequence GTGACACCACATACCCAGCCAAAAAACACCATGGGGAAAGAACGGCTAACAGCATTCTTTGATGCAGTCCTCGCAATCATCATCACCATCTTGGTGCTAGAACTGCCGAAGCCTGCCGAGCCCACCTGGGGAGCTTTCACTGGACTCTACCGCGAATATTTTGCCTTCACCCTATCGTTTTTCTGGCTGGGTTCACTGTGGATCCACCAGCACGACATGTGGCATCACATCAAACACATCGATGCGGCAGTCGTGCGACTATCAATGCTGACGCTGTTTTTCGCAGCATGGTTTCCCTACACCACCAGTTGGGTCAACGAGGAGTTCTACGCAACCGTCCCGCAAGCCCTCTACGGGCTCGTGGCTATTTTGGTCACGATCAGCACCATCGCACTCAACCGGTCTTTGGTTAAAGCCAACCCCGACAATCTTGAGTTCGAGCACCTTACGAATAGTCGAAATGGTTGGCTAGCAGCGGACCTGCTGATTAAAGCAGCAGGCTTTGCACTGTCCTTTATCTACCCACCCGCAGCGATGCTCGGTATCCTCATCGCCGCAGCATTCATCAACGTCGCACCGCGGGTGCGACGCCAGCGGTAG
- a CDS encoding aldo/keto reductase produces MLTKTIAPNVEMPMLGFGVFQVDDRDLCINSVQTALKTGYRLIDTAASYQNEDAVGEAIRTSDVARKDVFITTKLWVDDQGYDNAQAAVERSLKLLDVDYIDLYLIHQPYGDYYGSWRALEELNQQGVVRAIGVSNFAPDRLVDLALHNQVLPAVNQVETHPFHQQAQAHFTMEELGVTHEAWAPFAEGKNGLFTNPVLAAIGESYGKTTAQVVLRWLLQRDIVAIPKSATPSRIEANFDIFDFELNAEDMKAIAELDQPTSQFFDHRDPAMVRMLSERRLDL; encoded by the coding sequence ATGCTCACCAAAACCATCGCCCCCAACGTAGAAATGCCCATGCTCGGCTTCGGAGTCTTCCAAGTCGACGACCGTGACCTATGTATCAACTCCGTACAAACTGCACTGAAAACGGGTTATCGACTCATCGACACCGCAGCCTCATATCAAAATGAAGACGCCGTCGGAGAAGCCATCCGCACCAGTGACGTCGCGCGCAAAGACGTTTTCATCACCACAAAACTGTGGGTTGACGACCAAGGCTACGACAACGCCCAAGCGGCCGTTGAACGATCCCTCAAACTCCTCGACGTCGACTACATCGACCTCTACCTCATCCACCAGCCCTACGGTGACTACTACGGATCCTGGCGAGCACTCGAAGAACTGAACCAACAAGGCGTAGTCCGAGCAATTGGCGTATCCAACTTCGCGCCCGACCGACTAGTGGACCTAGCACTACACAACCAGGTACTCCCCGCAGTCAACCAGGTCGAGACACATCCCTTCCACCAACAAGCACAAGCCCACTTCACCATGGAAGAACTGGGAGTGACACACGAAGCGTGGGCACCTTTCGCCGAAGGCAAAAACGGGCTATTCACCAACCCCGTACTCGCTGCAATCGGCGAAAGCTACGGCAAAACAACAGCTCAAGTTGTGCTTCGATGGCTGCTGCAACGAGATATCGTCGCGATTCCCAAGTCGGCAACTCCATCAAGGATCGAAGCTAACTTTGACATTTTTGACTTCGAACTGAATGCTGAAGACATGAAAGCCATCGCGGAGTTGGACCAGCCAACATCCCAATTCTTCGACCACCGGGACCCCGCGATGGTACGCATGCTCTCTGAAAGGCGCCTAGACCTGTGA
- a CDS encoding MerR family DNA-binding transcriptional regulator, with protein MDLTIKDVADRTGLSAHTIRYYCDQGLGPFGSEGQQQSETV; from the coding sequence ATGGATCTGACTATCAAGGATGTTGCCGACCGAACGGGCCTGAGTGCTCACACGATTCGCTATTACTGCGATCAGGGGCTTGGTCCCTTCGGTTCAGAGGGACAGCAACAATCAGAGACTGTTTAA